DNA from Rubripirellula lacrimiformis:
CTTTGCTGGTCGCGCCGTGGATCGTGCAAACCTGCGATGCAAACTTGGCAGCCTTGGGCAGGATTTCGCGGATCGGGACGTTGCGAATCAGGCCCGCGATGGTCGCGGCGGCGAATGAGTCACCCGCTCCGACGGTGTCCGCGAGCGAATCGACGGGAGCCACGGGCGAAAATTCGTGCGACCCGGCGCTGCATGCGTGGGCGCCTTCGGATCCGCAGGTGACCAGCACTGTGTCAATGTCGAAGCGGCCTCGCAAAGTTTCGCATCCCGCCGCGATTTGTGACTGATCGTTGCAGGGGGCGTCCACCAATCGGCTCAGTTCGGCTTCGCTTAGTTTGACCCATCGGGCACCGCCCAATAGCGTGTCGAGCCAAGCGACGTCAAAGAACGGATCGCGGATATTGATGTCGACGAAACGGTCCAGGCCGGATTGTTGGATCAGGTCGGTCAGTGTGCGCCGAGTCGTGGGGCAGCGGAATGCTAGGCTGCCGTAGCAGAGCATCGAGAATTCGTTGGCGGTGATCGGGAACGAGGGTGGTTGGATGAAGTCGAACGCGACTTCGTTGACAATGTCGTATTCGGGCTGTCCATCGACCATCGTGACCGACACACGGCCAGTGGGGTGGTCAACGATCTGCAATCCCCGGGTGCTCATTCCCCAGGATGTCATTTCCTGTTGAATCAATTCGCCTTCGCTGTCTTTGCCGACTGCCGAAATGAAGATCGACGGTACGCCAAGTCCTTGCAGATTCCAGGCCAGATTCAGGGGAGCCCCGCCAAGGACCCGGTTGCCGTCCGGGAAATGGTCAAACAAGACTTCGCCTACGACAACAGGCGGCAGCAGCGGTGAGGTGGAAGGCATGATTGGCGGTGCAATGGTGAGGGATCGTAGGCGCAAGATCAGCAGTTCCCCTAGCGTCTACGCATCGGGTGTGGGGGTCAACCCATTTCTTGCGACCATGCGAGTGGACTTGGCAGTGAATGCCCCAAACGCGATGAACGTGGTTTGGGACGCGGCGAACAGGACGCCTGCGCCCGGTCAGTGCAGCTTTTTGCGAAGGATCGTCGCGACATCTTCGGTTGCCAGGACGCCGGTGTCGAACAGTCCGGCAAAGTGGATGAATCCGTGCAGCATGCCGTCGTACCGTCGCAGGGTTGTCGGTACGCCATCGTCAGAGAGTAATCGAGCGAACGATTCGCCTTCGTCGCGAAGAACGTCGTACTCGGCCGTGACAACATGAGTGGGCGGGAGCCCTGCCAGCGAAATCGCTTTGGAGGGTACCGCCAGCGGCATTTTCGATGCTGGCGATTCACCGGGGGCGGCCCCCAAATACTGTTGCCAAAAATACTGCATCGTCGCACGCGTCAAACCGTATCCTTGTGCGAATTGGACGTACGTTTGCGTTTCGAATTTGGGTTCAATGACGGGGTACAACAGCAACTGAAATTGGAGGGTCGGCCCATCTTCGTCACGTGCTTTCATGGCGACAGCGATCGCCAAGTTCGCCCCGGCGCTGTCACCGGCAACCGCGATCCGATTCGGATCGATCGAAAGGGCATCGCAGTGATCGACGATATGTTTCAGCGCGGCGTAGCAATCGTCCACCGGGCCGGGGAAAGGGTTTTCAGGCGCCAGACGGTAGTCGACGGCAACGACGGTGCATTTGGAAAAAGCCGCCAAGCGTCGGCAGACTGCATCGTGCGATTCAAGATTCCCAAGCACCCAACCGCCACCATGAAAGAAAACGACTGCGGCGGAAGGGCTATCCGCGTCGTGGCCGTACACGCGAATTCGAACACCGTCGCCAGCATCATGGTCTTCAACGCGAGCCAAGTCGGGGGCGTCTCCGAACCGCTCGGTCATTCCGGCAAAGGCGATGCGTGCTTCCTCGGGACGCTGGTCTTCCCAGCCCGCTGAATCCTGCTGGGCAACCATGTCCGCGAATGCTTGGGCCTGCGGATGAAGCGGCATCGTAGGTGTCCATGAAAAGGAGAGGATCAAGAAAAGCGACCGATGGAAAGCGATCGGCACCCATTTTAGACGAAATCGATGGGCGATGCGGGGGTCTAGCCCAGCAGCAATGCGACAGTGGTGATGACGATGGATGCGTAGATATTGAGCGCGAAACCATTTCGTGCCATGTCGGCGGTGCGAATTCCGCCTGCACCAAAGATGATCACATTGGGGGCTGTCGCCACCGGCAACATGAACGCGCAGGACGCGCTGATGGTTCCCGGGATCAGGACGGACTGCGGGGACATGTTGGTCGCGTCGGCGAGGCCCGCCAGGATTGGCATCATCAGCATCGCCGTTGCGGTACTGCTGGTCATTTCAGTCAGAAAGGTCACCAGCAGGCAGACCGAAAGCACGACCACCCACGACGGGGCTGTGTTGAAGATCGTCAATTGGTTGCCGATCGATTCGCTTAGGCCCGTCGATTTGAATCCGTCGGCAAGTGCGATGCCGCCACCGAACATGATCAGGATGCCCCACGGGATGCCTTTGGCGGTCTGCCAGTCCAGCAACGTCGAGGTTGGCAAAACGCCGCTGGTTAGTTTGTCGGGTTTCGGCGCGGGTTCGCCGGATGGGCACAGGAACAGGAACAATGACGCGGCCAGGGCAACGGTGGTATCGCCGACGGCGGATCCGCCATCTGGCAAGAACTGTGACCAGCCCCCAAAGGGAGCCAAGCGGAAGATCCAGGCGGCGGCCGTGAACGCAAACACCCATAGCACTCTGCGTTCACTCGGTCGCCAGTCGCCGACTTCGGGCATGACAAGTGGCATGGCGTCTTTCAGACTTCGCGTCACCCATAGCCATATCGCGGGAAACAAGATGCAGGTGATGGGAAGACCGATGGACATCCACTGTCCGAACGTTAGTTCGATGTCGTACTCCGTCTGCATGAAGCTCATGAAGTACACGTTGGGCGGCGTTCCAATCGGCGTCGCCATGCCACCGATGCTGGCGGCATAGGCGATCCCCAACAAAAGCGGCGTCCGCAACTTCGGGTCGTTGGCATCCGACAGGACGGCAAGCGCGATGGGCAGGATCATCAATGTCGTTGCCGAGTTGCTGATCCACATCGATAGCAGCGACGTGGCCAGCATGAACCCCAGCACCAGCCGCCGACCGCCCTGGCCACCAACCGCTTTGACCATCGACAGGGCAATTCGTCGGTGCGCACCGCTTTTTTCCATCGACGCCGACAGGAAAAATCCGCCCATCAACAACAGGATGATGGTGTGTCCGTAGGACTGGGCGACACGTCCATGGTCCAACACCCCCAAAACCGGAAAGGCCACGAAGGGCAACAGTCCTGCGATGGCAATGTGTGTGCATTCGAAGATCCACCAAAGCGCACAGGTAATCGCAACCCATGCACAGGCAGACGCGGGGGACGTGAGGCCACAGCGGTGTGCAATGAGGGCGACGACCAACGCAATGATCGGGGCGGCAGGCAGCATCCAGCTAGATATTTTGTTCAACATGACGGCGATGATACTCCGCCGGCTAGGCGGATGCGACAACGCAGAGCGTCATGGCCTATCGAACCGCTGTGGTTGGTGCTGTTTTCGTCGATCGTTCGCGTGCCCACGACCCACCATTCGGCCTCAGCGGGTCGTCATCAGTTCGTTGATTTGTTGGGTCAATCGATCAGGGGTGCCAACGATCCGGACATAATGGTCATCGCCTCGCCTGTCGTATTTCCACCGGCTATGCCCATCGGAATCGATCAC
Protein-coding regions in this window:
- a CDS encoding alpha/beta hydrolase; its protein translation is MPLHPQAQAFADMVAQQDSAGWEDQRPEEARIAFAGMTERFGDAPDLARVEDHDAGDGVRIRVYGHDADSPSAAVVFFHGGGWVLGNLESHDAVCRRLAAFSKCTVVAVDYRLAPENPFPGPVDDCYAALKHIVDHCDALSIDPNRIAVAGDSAGANLAIAVAMKARDEDGPTLQFQLLLYPVIEPKFETQTYVQFAQGYGLTRATMQYFWQQYLGAAPGESPASKMPLAVPSKAISLAGLPPTHVVTAEYDVLRDEGESFARLLSDDGVPTTLRRYDGMLHGFIHFAGLFDTGVLATEDVATILRKKLH
- a CDS encoding SLC13 family permease; the encoded protein is MLNKISSWMLPAAPIIALVVALIAHRCGLTSPASACAWVAITCALWWIFECTHIAIAGLLPFVAFPVLGVLDHGRVAQSYGHTIILLLMGGFFLSASMEKSGAHRRIALSMVKAVGGQGGRRLVLGFMLATSLLSMWISNSATTLMILPIALAVLSDANDPKLRTPLLLGIAYAASIGGMATPIGTPPNVYFMSFMQTEYDIELTFGQWMSIGLPITCILFPAIWLWVTRSLKDAMPLVMPEVGDWRPSERRVLWVFAFTAAAWIFRLAPFGGWSQFLPDGGSAVGDTTVALAASLFLFLCPSGEPAPKPDKLTSGVLPTSTLLDWQTAKGIPWGILIMFGGGIALADGFKSTGLSESIGNQLTIFNTAPSWVVVLSVCLLVTFLTEMTSSTATAMLMMPILAGLADATNMSPQSVLIPGTISASCAFMLPVATAPNVIIFGAGGIRTADMARNGFALNIYASIVITTVALLLG
- a CDS encoding PfkB family carbohydrate kinase; translation: MPSTSPLLPPVVVGEVLFDHFPDGNRVLGGAPLNLAWNLQGLGVPSIFISAVGKDSEGELIQQEMTSWGMSTRGLQIVDHPTGRVSVTMVDGQPEYDIVNEVAFDFIQPPSFPITANEFSMLCYGSLAFRCPTTRRTLTDLIQQSGLDRFVDINIRDPFFDVAWLDTLLGGARWVKLSEAELSRLVDAPCNDQSQIAAGCETLRGRFDIDTVLVTCGSEGAHACSAGSHEFSPVAPVDSLADTVGAGDSFAAATIAGLIRNVPIREILPKAAKFASQVCTIHGATSKDQSFYDQASA